In Deltaproteobacteria bacterium, the sequence CCGGCGACCCCATCGTGCGGCTGACGCAGATCCGCCCTTTATATCTAATTTTTAGTCTTCCGCAACGTTTTGTCTCACAAGTGAAGCTCGGGCAAACCGTGCATGGCGCGTCCAGCAATTGTGAGGAAAAATTTACCGCGCAGGTGACCGCCATCGATCCTTTTCTCGATCCAGCCACGCGGTCAGTGCAGATCCAAGCCACTGTGCCCAATGAATCCGGACGGCTTCTCCCAGGCATGGCGACGAACGTACGTCTCGAAGTGGAGAATATTCCCGATGCGTTGTTGATCCCGCAAGAAGCCGTGATTCGTCAAGGCACAAAACGGCTGGTCTATACCGTGGAAGCGGATGGCTATGTGCAAAGCAAGGAAATCATTTTGGGTCTCTCCTTTGTCTCGCAGGTGCAAGTGGAAACTGGTTTACACGCCGGAGAGATTGTCGTGACCGCTGGACACCAAAAGTTACGCCCCGGCGCGAAGGTTGATCCCAAACCGTATACGCCGATCACCAACCCGAATCTCGATTTGGGAGTGAACGGCTCCACCGTCCCATGTAAGTTTTAAGCTATGAATTTATCTGAAATCTGCATTCGTCGCCCGGTTTTCGCCACTGTCATCAACCTGTTGATCGTGCTTGCCGGGCTTGCCTGTTACCTCACCCTGCCGGTGCGCGAATACCCCGATGTCGATAATCCCGTAGTTTCGATTTCCACCGTGTATATTGGCGCCAGCCCCGAGACCGTGGAGAGTGCGATCACGGAGCCACTGGAGCAAGCGCTCAACGGCATTGAAGACATTCGTAACATTGCGTCCATTAGTTCTTTTGGCCGTAGCTCCATCAACGTCGAGTTTTTCGCGGGGCGTGATATCGACTTGGCGACCACGGACGTGACGAACGCGATTCAACGAGCGTTGGGCGAGCTGCCGGATTTAGCTGAGCGTCCGGTGGTTACCAAATCGGGTGCCAACAGTTTTCCCATCATTTGGCTCAGCATAGAGGGCGAGGGATATTCGGCGGTGGATCTGACCGATATCGCCGACCGTATCGCCAAGCCACCGTTGCAGGTGCTGTCTGGCGTGGCCGAGGTCATCATTGGCGGACAGCGCAGATATGCGATGCGTATCTGGCTCGACCCCAAGAAAATGGCTGAACGGAGAGTCGATCCTTCCGACATTCGGCGCACGATTTTGGAGAGTAATCTCCAACTCCCGGCGGGTGAGATCGAGGGCAACGCGGGAAAATTCACCGTGCTGGCTGATGCGCAAATCGACGATCCCGCCATCTATAGCGATTTGATTATCCGCGACGACGGAGATGTACAGGTCCGCATCAAGGACGTGGGGTGGGTCGAGTTGGGTTCGGCGAATTACAGCACGATTACGCGCTTCAACGGGAAACCCATCATTGGCCTTGGCATCGTACGGCAGTCACGCGCGAACCAACTCGAAGTGTCTGACGCCGTGCACAATCTCATTCCGCAGATTCAATCCGTGTTGCCCAAAGGGGTGAACCTGTTGGTGTCCGTCGATAGCACGATATTTGTCCAGGAGTCCCTGAAGGAAGTGTGGAAGACCCTGGCGATCGCCTTTGTCTTGGTGCTGTTGGTGAATATGCTTTTCCTGCGCTCATTTGCCACGACCGTGATTTCGTCGATCGCCATGCCGGTATCACTCATTGGCACGCTGGCGGTGCTCTACTCCTTGGATTTTTCCATCAATGTGTTGACGTTGCTTGCGCTGGTGCTGGCGACCGGGCTAGTGGTGGACGACGCCATCGTGGTGATGGAGAACGTCTATCGACGACAGGAATTAGGCGAGCCTCGCATGCTGGCGGCGCGGCGCGGATCGAAAGAGGTTGGATTTGCCGTCATTGTCACGACGATCTCCCTGGCCGCTGTGTTTATTCCGCTTTCATTGTTGACCGGGAGCACGGGCAAATTGTTCCGAGAGTTCTCGTTGGCAATGGCCGGCTCCATTCTGATTTCGATGTTTGTGGCGCTCTCGCTGATCCCGATGCTCTGCTCCCAATTCCTCAATGTCTCGCGCATGCACGGGCGCATCTATCTCGCGATCGAGCGTTTCTTCGTCGCGCTGAAC encodes:
- a CDS encoding efflux RND transporter periplasmic adaptor subunit, whose translation is MRSLLWILIFSWGVVACQSGGSGPGAGGRPPISVQTVTVTPTPIPRSLSAMGGLKSPKTTELAAERPGKVVFLDIPEGQEVKVGHVLARIDYDQAQAAVDIAQARYKNAQETLARLKTLPAKATSQQALDDAQASLDAAGGQLADVKAALQKTTIATPFSGVLSLRQISLGAYLDAGDPIVRLTQIRPLYLIFSLPQRFVSQVKLGQTVHGASSNCEEKFTAQVTAIDPFLDPATRSVQIQATVPNESGRLLPGMATNVRLEVENIPDALLIPQEAVIRQGTKRLVYTVEADGYVQSKEIILGLSFVSQVQVETGLHAGEIVVTAGHQKLRPGAKVDPKPYTPITNPNLDLGVNGSTVPCKF